CAGGCAATTGCAAGAGTTAACAGGCTTTGCGAAGGCAAGGACTTCGGTTATATTGTCGATTATTACGGGTTATTAGGTGAACTTGACACGGCTTTAACGGCTTATAGCTCATTAGAAGCTTTTGACGAAGAAGACGTTAAAAATTCTATCAGAAATGTAATGGATGAAGTCAATACGCTTTCTCAAAAACACTCTGATCTTTGGGATATATTTAAAACAATCAGAAATAAACGTGATGAAGAAGAATACGAACTTCTTTTGGGCAATGAAGAAATAAGAAAGAACTTTTTTGAAAGACTTTGCGAATATGTAAAAACTCTTGAAATTGCCATGTCGACTTTTAAATTTGTCAACGAAACACCTGATGAAACAATTAAAATGTATAAAAATGATGCAAGATTCTTTTTAAGATTAAGAGTGTCAGTTAAAAAACGTTATGCCGAAACTATTGATTATAAAGATTATGAGAAGAAAGTTCAAAAGCTTATCGATACATATATTACTTCTGATGAAATAATTCAAATTACCGAGCCTGTTAATATTTTCGATACAGAAAAATTTGATGCCGAAGTCGAGAAAATAGGCAGCTTAGCATCTAAAGCGGATACTATTGCACATAGAACAAGTAAAACTATTACTGAAAAGTGGGACGAAGACCCTGTGTTTTACAGAAAGTTTTCTGAAATGTTAAAAGATGCAATAGAAGCCTTTAAACAGAAAATAATGCAAGCAAAAAATGAGTTTGAAAGAAAATTATCAGAAAGAGAATATTATGACGTTGTTCAAAATATCATGAATAATGTCAGAAATAGATCAGGCGATGATCTTCCTGAAAAATTAAGACATAGAGAAGTCGCAAAAGCTTTTTACGGCGTTTCTTTAGAGCTTCTTGATAAATATAATGATGCAACATTTAATGCGAAAGAAATTTCAGCTGATATTGCCGTAAAAATTGATGACATAATTTTACAAAACAAAATTGTTGACTGGGTAAACAATCAAGATATTCAAAACATAATGTTTAACGAAACAGAAGACTTCCTTTTTAGCATAAAAGGACGCTACAACCTCCTTTTGAGCTATGATGATATTGACAATATTATTGAAGGTTGTCTGAAGGTAGCGAGAAACAGGTATCAATAATAAATGATCTCAGAAAAAATAAAGCATTCTGTAAGTTACGGGACTAACGAAATTGAGTTTGTGCTTGAATTATGTGAAAGAAAGACCATTCAAATTATTGTTAATCCCGATTCTTCTGTAAATGTTAAAGCACCAAGCAACAAAAATATTGAAGAAGTTCTTAACCGTGTAAAAAATCGTGCGTCATGGATCATGAAGCAAAAAAGATATTTTTCTTTTTACAAACCTGACATGCCGGAAAGAAAGTATATTAGCGGTGAATCTCACAGATACTTGGGTAAACAATATAGACTTAAATTTATAAAATCCGTAGAGAATCAAATTAAATTGCAAAATGGATATCTTAAAGTCTTTACAGAAAACCGATCGGACATTGAATTTACGAAAACGCTTTTAGACGAATGGTATTTAAGTCACGCTAAAATAAAATTTCAGCAGAGACTGGATTTTTGCTATAAGAAAATAAAAAAACATAATATAGTCAGTATTCCGAAATTACAAATAAGAAAAATGACTAAGCGCTGGGGCAGCTGTACTTCTGACGGAAGAATAATTTTAAACCTCGATCTTGTAAAAGCGCCCTCTCATTGCATTGATTATGTTATTATTCACGAATTATGTCATTTGAAATATCGTAACCATAATGCAGATTTTTTTAATTTATTATTACAATTAATACCCGATTGGGAAAAGCGAAAAGAAAAACTGGAAAAAATAGTCTTTTCATAAATAATACTAAATTTCACTAAGACCCCCAAGACTAAAAGGCTCTTAAAACCTCCCCCTTGCGTTATTTTATTATGTATAGCTAGATAATAAGCATATATAACGCAAAGGAGCAAAAATAATGTCCGATATGATTGATGCAATAGGCAATGATTTAAAGATTTCTATTGACGATTTAATCAATGAAATCAAGAAAAATAGAAAAGATATTATAAAAATTAAAATGAAACTCGGAATGGTCGAGCCTGAGGAATTAAAGGACTAATCAAAGTCAAATAGGTCTTTTGGCTTAACTTCAAGAGCTTTTGAAATGGAATATAAGGTTAGCACGGGGGCATTTGCTTCTGCTCTTTCAATCATTCCTATATAGTTGCGGCTTTTGTTTATTTTTTCAGCCAACTGCTCTTGAGAGAGACCTTTTTCTCTTCTCAAATATTTTATATTTGTGCCCAATTTCTTTAAAAAACGTTTACTCATTTCTTTATTATTTATGTTACCCTTTTTTTATCTACCAATTGATACTTGGTATTAATATGCAAAAGTAAAGTTATTAAAGGGTTTTTAGTAATTAAAACTATTGTGATTATGTAAAATTATTTACAATTAATTCGGAGATACCTCATGAAAAAATTTATAATATTATTTCTTTTAACTTTATTTTTATTACCCAGCTCAACAGGTTTTGCAGAAGTCAGACCTCCTGAATGGAGCGATTATTGCCCTACTCAGTACGCTAATGCTAAATATGACAATAATGATTATTCCTACCATTGGGATACCTGGAAAAATATATTTTTGTTTTGTTCAATCATTGGATTTCCAAAGTATGCGGATAATTACCATAAGGCTTATGTCCTTCTGGTAAAGCAAAATGAGCAAATAACCAATAATTATTGGGCTTTAAAACGAATTGCTTTTGAAAAAGAAAAAGAAATATGCAAATCTGACCCGAGCAATCAATCCTTATGCTATTTGAAAGTAATGGAAAGAGAAGAAACCCGGCAGAACCGGGAAGAAATGAAAAAAGAAATGAGCGAAATAGCTCAAAGGCAAATGTTTATACAAAGTTTAAACAATATGGAAAGCAGCCTTCAGGCACAGCAACTTAATAATAACTTGAAGAACATAAATGACAGTATTAATAACCTTAAATATTAAATAATTACAAACAATTCGGAGATATATTATGAAAAAATTTCTTTTTTTATTCCTAATTTGTATGAGTTTAACTTTGCCCGGCTTTGCTAAAGACATGACTTCTTCTGATTATTATAATAGAGGATTCAACGAAGGCTCATCAGGTAAGTACACAGAAGCAATTGCAGATTTTACAAAAGCTATTCAGCTAAATCCCAATCAGGCTAATGCTTATAGATTTAGAGGATTATGCAAAACTGAACTAAAAGACCGTATAGGTGCGATTGCCGACTACACAAAGTCTATACAGTTGAATTCCAATGATTCTGATGCTTATTATCTCAGAGGAAGCAGTAAAGGACTATTAGGCAAGGACCTGGAAGCCATAATGGATTACACAAAGGCTATACAACTAAAGCCTGATAATTTTATTGCCTATCGCTCAAGAGGATTAAGCAAAGAAAAACTAAAAGATCATAAAGGCGCTATTGCTGATTGCACAAAAGCCATACAGCTAAAGCCAAATGATGCACTTACTTACCGATTAAGAGGGCTAAGTAAAAGCTTCTTAGGCGACAATGCGGGAACAATTGCCGACTGTACAAAGGCTATACAACTAAATCCTAATGATACTGATACTTATTATATTAGGGGTGCAAGTAAAATTAAATTAAAAGATTATACGGGAGGAATAGCCGATTTCACAAAGGCTATACAACTAAATCCTGATAATGCTGATGCTTATTACAAAAGAGGGTTAAGTAAATCGATATTAAAACAGTATAAAGGTTCTATTGCGGATTTAACGCAAGCCAAGAATTTATATTTAAATCAAAATAATATGAAAAAAAATAAAGAAGTTTTGTTTTTTTTAAATGGGGTAAAGATACAAGCAAAACAGTATTAATAACCTTAATAAATATTAATTGTGTGAGGATTAAATAAAAATGTTTAAAAAAATGTTTGCTGCTGTTGTCGGCGGTATAGGTGTCGGGCTGAATAAAAAAATGGTTTTCAAATGCCATGTCCGGCAATTATTGAAAAAAGCTCCCGGAATTAATTCAAAAAGCTTTTCTGCTGCATTTATTGATGATATGGTGGAAACCTACCTTAATTGGATAGAAAATAATTCTGAATACCAAGATATAACAAGTCAAAC
The genomic region above belongs to bacterium and contains:
- a CDS encoding SprT family zinc-dependent metalloprotease, producing MISEKIKHSVSYGTNEIEFVLELCERKTIQIIVNPDSSVNVKAPSNKNIEEVLNRVKNRASWIMKQKRYFSFYKPDMPERKYISGESHRYLGKQYRLKFIKSVENQIKLQNGYLKVFTENRSDIEFTKTLLDEWYLSHAKIKFQQRLDFCYKKIKKHNIVSIPKLQIRKMTKRWGSCTSDGRIILNLDLVKAPSHCIDYVIIHELCHLKYRNHNADFFNLLLQLIPDWEKRKEKLEKIVFS
- a CDS encoding tetratricopeptide repeat protein, with the translated sequence MKKFLFLFLICMSLTLPGFAKDMTSSDYYNRGFNEGSSGKYTEAIADFTKAIQLNPNQANAYRFRGLCKTELKDRIGAIADYTKSIQLNSNDSDAYYLRGSSKGLLGKDLEAIMDYTKAIQLKPDNFIAYRSRGLSKEKLKDHKGAIADCTKAIQLKPNDALTYRLRGLSKSFLGDNAGTIADCTKAIQLNPNDTDTYYIRGASKIKLKDYTGGIADFTKAIQLNPDNADAYYKRGLSKSILKQYKGSIADLTQAKNLYLNQNNMKKNKEVLFFLNGVKIQAKQY
- a CDS encoding helix-turn-helix transcriptional regulator, producing the protein MSKRFLKKLGTNIKYLRREKGLSQEQLAEKINKSRNYIGMIERAEANAPVLTLYSISKALEVKPKDLFDFD